A stretch of Lactuca sativa cultivar Salinas chromosome 6, Lsat_Salinas_v11, whole genome shotgun sequence DNA encodes these proteins:
- the LOC111914164 gene encoding tropinone reductase homolog, translated as MASSREQRWSLKGMTALVTGGTRGIGYSIVEELAGFGASIHTCSRNAKEINERLEEWKGKGYVVTGSVCDLSSKEQREELMNTVSSIFDAKLNILINNAGVTRIKDATEHTTEDYTFIMGTNFQSPFHLTQLAHPLLKSSGDASVVFISSVSGVTALPSMSVYAASKGAINQLTKNLACEWAKDNIRTNTVAPWGVRTTIMNSEKVDEKNIEALGALMARTPLRSSMAEPDEISPLVAFLCLPVASYITGQVIVVDAGYTAGGFKS; from the exons ATGGCTAGTAGTCGAGAGCAAAGATGGTCTCTTAAGGGTATGACTGCTCTTGTCACCGGTGGCACCAGAGGCATTGG TTATTCAATAGTGGAGGAATTAGCAGGATTCGGTGCATCTATACATACGTGTTCTAGAAATGCAAAAGAGATCAATGAAAGGCTGGAAGAATGGAAAGGCAAAGGGTATGTTGTTACTGGTTCGGTTTGTGATTTGTCTTCTAAAGAACAAAGGGAGGAACTCATGAACACGGTCTCTTCCATTTTTGATGCCAAACTCAACATCCTT ATAAACAATGCTGGAGTTACCCGAATTAAAGATGCAACTGAGCACACAACCGAAGATTACACATTTATAATGGGGACGAACTTTCAATCTCCTTTTCATTTGACTCAACTAGCACACCCACTGCTCAAGTCATCCGGTGATGCTAGTGTTGTTTTCATCTCTTCCGTTTCTGGTGTTACGGCGCTTCCTTCCATGTCCGTTTATGCAGCCTCTAAAG GTGCTATCAATCAGTTGACCAAGAACTTGGCTTGTGAGTGGGCAAAAGACAATATTCGGACCAATACTGTCGCTCCATGGGGTGTCAGAACGACCATTATGAACTCC GAGAAGGTTGATGAAAAAAATATTGAAGCATTAGGGGCACTGATGGCTCGCACTCCACTTCGGTCATCTATGGCAGAACCTGATGAAATATCTCCGTTGGTCGCATTCCTTTGCCTCCCGGTAGCATCATATATTACTGGACAAGTTATTGTTGTGGATGCTGGATACACAGCTGGTGGTTTCAAATCGTAA